The following are encoded together in the Phaseolus vulgaris cultivar G19833 chromosome 9, P. vulgaris v2.0, whole genome shotgun sequence genome:
- the LOC137820581 gene encoding uncharacterized protein YBL113C-like has product MSGSYNCWNNSNNNNNNNNNSNDGNNDGNTDDTTEGTTKGTTNGITEGTTEGTTHGTIEGTTHVRIKVTWAESQWIVATTNCTTTSTTTGIITGTSNGTTTCTTEWIVATTNGTTFSTTTGIITDTSNGTTTVDRATTNGTTTSTTTGIIVGTSNGTTTGPTNSTTTGPTNSTTTGPTNSTTTSTTTRTTEVKEV; this is encoded by the exons ATGTCCGGCTCGTATAACTGTTGGAATAAtagtaacaataacaataataataacaataacagtAACGACGGTAATAACGACGGTAATACCGACGATACTACCGAGGGTACAACCAAGGGTACTACCAACGGTATTACAGAGGGTACTACCGAGGGTACTACCCACGGTACTATCGAGGGTACTACCCACG ttcGAATCAAAGTGACATGGGCTGAATCTCAGTGGATCGTGGCAACTACCAACTGTACTACCACTAGTACTACCACTGGTATTATCACTGGTACTTCCAATGGTACTACCACTTGTACTACCGag TGGATCGTGGCAACTACCAATGGTACTACCTTTAGTACTACCACTGGTATTATCACTGATACTTCCAATGGTACTACCACTG TGGATCGGGCAACTACCAATGGTACTACCACTAGTACTACCACTGGTATTATCGTTGGTACTTCTAATGGTACTACCACTGGTCCTACCAATAGTACTACCACTGGTCCTACCAATAGTACTACCACTGGTCCTACCAATAGTACTACCACTAGTACTACCACTCGTACTACCGag GTAAAAGAAGTGTAG
- the LOC137821866 gene encoding uncharacterized protein: protein MSGSMSMLHLCFFVLIGILTRTSHAVHDKCAACKAVAEELEIGLSSERPRNHLDMRHRLDSKGQREGKLIDYRVSELRVVELLDDLCEKMQDYTLKKDTSTYEWFKVDSFNNLTNKQEARAYSKDISSYCGRLLEDTEDELAELIKKGSVKVGGVSKVLCEDLSKHCSQTSVSHAAEADDDEHDEEL, encoded by the exons ATGTCAGGGTCAATGTCAATGCTGCATCTCTGTTTCTTCGTGCTCATCGGAATCTTAACCAGAACTTCTCATGCCGTTCATGACAAATGCGCCGCCTGCAAAGCCGTCGCG GAGGAGCTGGAGATTGGGCTTTCCAGC GAGAGGCCACGGAATCACTTGGATATGCGCCATCGCTTAGACTCCAAAGGTCAGCGTGAAGGAAAGCTAATCGATTACAG AGTTAGCGAGCTAAGAGTTGTTGAGCTTCTTGACGACCTTTGCGAAAAGATGCAAGATTATACTCTAAAG AAAGATACAAGTACCTATGAATGGTTCAAAGTGGATAGCTTCAATAACCTCACAA ATAAGCAAGAAGCTCGGGCATATTCAAAAGACATATCTTCTTATTGTGGAAG ATTACTTGAAGACACGGAGGATGAG TTGGCTGAATTGATCAAAAAAGGATCCGTTAAAGTGGGAGGTGTGAGCAAAGTTCTTTGCGAAGATTTAAGCAAACATTGCAGTCAAACGAG TGTATCACACGCGGCAGAGGCTGATGACGATGAACATGATGAAGAGCTCTAA